One genomic segment of Arachis duranensis cultivar V14167 chromosome 4, aradu.V14167.gnm2.J7QH, whole genome shotgun sequence includes these proteins:
- the LOC127739691 gene encoding subtilisin-like protease Glyma18g48580: MASFSSRGPNKIQPSILKPDVTAPGVNILAAYSLFASASDLLTDNRRGFPFNVMQGTSMSCPHAAGIAGLLRTLHPTWSPAAIKSAIMTTATTLDNTNKPIQDAFDHKLANPFAYGSGHVQPNRAIDPGLVYDLHLNDYLNFLCASGYNQQLISALNFNRTFICKGTHTIDDFNYPSITLPNLKLSPLTITRTLTNVGPPGTYNATAKLDGCKITVVPNSLTFTKINEKKTFRVTIQASSVIKLYKYQFGELLWTDGKHRVRSPITVRRRR; the protein is encoded by the exons ATGGCTTCCTTCTCCTCTAGGGGACCCAACAAAATTCAGCCATCCATACTCAAG CCTGATGTAACTGCGCCTGGGGTGAACATACTTGCTGCATATTCACTATTCGCAAGTGCATCTGACCTATTAACAGACAACCGTCGAGGATTTCCATTTAACGTGATGCAAGGAACTTCTATGTCTTGTCCTCATGCTGCCGGCATAGCTGGACTTCTCAGAACCCTTCATCCTACATGGAGTCCGGCAGCTATCAAATCAGCAATTATGACCACCG CAACCACATTGGACAACACAAACAAGCCGATTCAAGATGCATTTGATCATAAATTAGCAAACCCTTTTGCTTACGGTTCAGGGCATGTTCAACCAAACCGTGCAATAGACCCAGGACTTGTTTATGATCTACACCTCAACGATTACCTAAACTTCTTATGTGCCTCTGGATACAACCAACAACTCATTTCGGCACTTAATTTCAACAGAACTTTCATTTGTAAAGGAACTCACACCATAGATGACTTCAACTATCCTTCAATCACATTACCAAATCTTAAGTTGAGTCCGCTAACAATTACTCGTACACTCACCAATGTTGGTCCCCCGGGCACATATAATGCAACCGCCAAATTAGATGGATGCAAAATTACTGTTGTGCCCAACTCCTTAACTTTCACAAAGATCAACGAGAAGAAGACATTTAGAGTTACCATACAGGCTTCAAGTGTGATTAAGCTTTATAAATATCAGTTTGGGGAATTGTTGTGGACCGATGGAAAGCACAGAGTTAGAAGTCCCATTACAGTACGACGCCGCAGGTGA